One genomic segment of Macaca fascicularis isolate 582-1 chromosome 19, T2T-MFA8v1.1 includes these proteins:
- the NACC1 gene encoding nucleus accumbens-associated protein 1 isoform X1 has product MRKLWLRKGAETKVRKAAAMAQTLQMEIPNFGNSILECLNEQRLQGLYCDVSVVVKGHAFKAHRAVLAASSSYFRDLFNNSRSAVVELPAAVQPQSFQQILSFCYTGRLSMNVGDQFLLMYTAGFLQIQEIMEKGTEFFLKVSSPSCDSQGLHAEEAPSSEPQSPVAQTSGWPACSTPLPLVSRVKTEQQESDSVQCMPVAKRLWDSGQKEAGGSSNGSRKMAKFSTPDLAANRPHQPPPPQQAPVVAAAQPAVATGAGQPASGVAAAGGVVSGPSTSERTSPGTSSAYTSDSPGSYHNEEDEEEDGGEEGMDEQYRQICNMYTMYSMMNVGQTAEKVEALPEQVAPESRNRIRVRQDLASLPAELINQIGNRCHPKLYDEGDPSEKLELVTGTNVYITRAQLMNCHVSAGTRHKVLLRRLLASFFDRNTLANSCGTGIRSSTNDPRRKPLDSRVLHAVKYYCQNFAPNFKESEMNAIAADMCTNARRVVRKSWMPKVKVLKAEDDAYTTFISETGKIEPDMMGVEHGFETASHEGEAGPSAEALQ; this is encoded by the exons CCGCCGCCATGGCCCAGACACTGCAGATGGAGATCCCGAACTTTGGCAACAGCATCCTGGAGTGCCTCAATGAGCAGCGGCTACAGGGCCTGTACTGTGACGTGTCGGTGGTGGTCAAGGGCCATGCCTTCAAGGCCCACCGGGCCGTGCTGGCTGCCAGCAGCTCATACTTCCGGGACCTGTTCAACAACAGCCGCAGCGCCGTGGTGGAGCTGCCGGCGGCCGTGCAACCCCAGTCTTTCCAGCAGATCCTCAGCTTCTGCTACACGGGCCGGCTGAGCATGAACGTGGGTGACCAGTTCCTGCTCATGTACACAGCTGGCTTCCTGCAGATCCAGGAGATCATGGAGAAGGGCACCGAGTTCTTCCTCAAGGTGAGCTCCCCAAGCTGCGACTCCCAGGGCCTGCATGCAGAGGAGGCCCCATCTTCGGAGCCCCAGAGCCCCGTGGCACAGACGTCGGGCTGGCCAGCCTGTAGCACCCCACTGCCCCTCGTGTCACGGGTGAAGACAGAGCAGCAGGAGTCGGACTCTGTGCAGTGCATGCCCGTGGCCAAGCGGCTGTGGGACAGTGGCCAGAAGGAGGCCGGGGGCAGCAGCAACGGCAGCCGCAAAATGGCCAAGTTCTCCACGCCGGACCTGGCTGCCAACCGGCCTCACCAGCCCCCGCCACCCCAACAGGCTCCGGTGGTGGCAGCAGCCCAGCCCGCCGTGGCCACGGGAGCAGGGCAGCCAGCCAGTGGGGTGGCGGCAGCAGGGGGCGTAGTGAGTGGGCCCAGCACGTCGGAGCGGACCAGCCCGGGCACCTCGAGCGCCTACACCAGCGACAGCCCTGGCTCCTACCACAatgaggaggacgaggaggaggacgGCGGCGAGGAGGGCATGGATGAGCAGTACCGGCAGATCTGCAACATGTACACCATGTACAGCATGATGAACGTCGGCCAGACAG CCGAGAAAGTGGAGGCCCTCCCGGAGCAGGTGGCCCCCGAGTCCCGGAATCGTATCCGGGTTCGGCAAGACCTGGCGTCTCTCCCGGCTGAGCTTATCAACCAGATTGGGAACCGCTGCCACCCCAAGCTCTACGACGAGGGCGACCCCTCTGAGAAGCTGGAGCTGGTGACAG GCACCAACGTATACATCACAAGGGCGCAGCTGATGAACTGCCACGTCAGCGCAGGCACACGGCACAAGGTTCTCCTGCGGCGGCTCCTGGCCTCCTTCTTTGACCG GAACACACTGGCCAACAGCTGTGGCACCGGCATCCGCTCTTCTACCAACGATCCCCGCCGGAAGCCCCTGGACAGCCGCGTGCTCCATGCCGTCAAGT ACTACTGCCAGAACTTTGCCCCCAACTTCAAGGAGAGCGAGATGAATGCCATCGCGGCCGACATGTGCACCAATGCCCGCCGCGTCGTGCGCAAGAGCTGGATGCCCAAGGTCAAGGTGCTCAAGGCTGAGGATGACGCCTACACCACCTTCATCAGTGAAACGGGCAAGATCGAGCCGGACATGATGGGTGTGGAGCATGGCTTCGAGACCGCCAGCCACGAGGGAGAGGCGGGTCCCTCAGCCGAGGCCCTGCAGTAA
- the NACC1 gene encoding nucleus accumbens-associated protein 1 isoform X2, translating into MAQTLQMEIPNFGNSILECLNEQRLQGLYCDVSVVVKGHAFKAHRAVLAASSSYFRDLFNNSRSAVVELPAAVQPQSFQQILSFCYTGRLSMNVGDQFLLMYTAGFLQIQEIMEKGTEFFLKVSSPSCDSQGLHAEEAPSSEPQSPVAQTSGWPACSTPLPLVSRVKTEQQESDSVQCMPVAKRLWDSGQKEAGGSSNGSRKMAKFSTPDLAANRPHQPPPPQQAPVVAAAQPAVATGAGQPASGVAAAGGVVSGPSTSERTSPGTSSAYTSDSPGSYHNEEDEEEDGGEEGMDEQYRQICNMYTMYSMMNVGQTAEKVEALPEQVAPESRNRIRVRQDLASLPAELINQIGNRCHPKLYDEGDPSEKLELVTGTNVYITRAQLMNCHVSAGTRHKVLLRRLLASFFDRNTLANSCGTGIRSSTNDPRRKPLDSRVLHAVKYYCQNFAPNFKESEMNAIAADMCTNARRVVRKSWMPKVKVLKAEDDAYTTFISETGKIEPDMMGVEHGFETASHEGEAGPSAEALQ; encoded by the exons ATGGCCCAGACACTGCAGATGGAGATCCCGAACTTTGGCAACAGCATCCTGGAGTGCCTCAATGAGCAGCGGCTACAGGGCCTGTACTGTGACGTGTCGGTGGTGGTCAAGGGCCATGCCTTCAAGGCCCACCGGGCCGTGCTGGCTGCCAGCAGCTCATACTTCCGGGACCTGTTCAACAACAGCCGCAGCGCCGTGGTGGAGCTGCCGGCGGCCGTGCAACCCCAGTCTTTCCAGCAGATCCTCAGCTTCTGCTACACGGGCCGGCTGAGCATGAACGTGGGTGACCAGTTCCTGCTCATGTACACAGCTGGCTTCCTGCAGATCCAGGAGATCATGGAGAAGGGCACCGAGTTCTTCCTCAAGGTGAGCTCCCCAAGCTGCGACTCCCAGGGCCTGCATGCAGAGGAGGCCCCATCTTCGGAGCCCCAGAGCCCCGTGGCACAGACGTCGGGCTGGCCAGCCTGTAGCACCCCACTGCCCCTCGTGTCACGGGTGAAGACAGAGCAGCAGGAGTCGGACTCTGTGCAGTGCATGCCCGTGGCCAAGCGGCTGTGGGACAGTGGCCAGAAGGAGGCCGGGGGCAGCAGCAACGGCAGCCGCAAAATGGCCAAGTTCTCCACGCCGGACCTGGCTGCCAACCGGCCTCACCAGCCCCCGCCACCCCAACAGGCTCCGGTGGTGGCAGCAGCCCAGCCCGCCGTGGCCACGGGAGCAGGGCAGCCAGCCAGTGGGGTGGCGGCAGCAGGGGGCGTAGTGAGTGGGCCCAGCACGTCGGAGCGGACCAGCCCGGGCACCTCGAGCGCCTACACCAGCGACAGCCCTGGCTCCTACCACAatgaggaggacgaggaggaggacgGCGGCGAGGAGGGCATGGATGAGCAGTACCGGCAGATCTGCAACATGTACACCATGTACAGCATGATGAACGTCGGCCAGACAG CCGAGAAAGTGGAGGCCCTCCCGGAGCAGGTGGCCCCCGAGTCCCGGAATCGTATCCGGGTTCGGCAAGACCTGGCGTCTCTCCCGGCTGAGCTTATCAACCAGATTGGGAACCGCTGCCACCCCAAGCTCTACGACGAGGGCGACCCCTCTGAGAAGCTGGAGCTGGTGACAG GCACCAACGTATACATCACAAGGGCGCAGCTGATGAACTGCCACGTCAGCGCAGGCACACGGCACAAGGTTCTCCTGCGGCGGCTCCTGGCCTCCTTCTTTGACCG GAACACACTGGCCAACAGCTGTGGCACCGGCATCCGCTCTTCTACCAACGATCCCCGCCGGAAGCCCCTGGACAGCCGCGTGCTCCATGCCGTCAAGT ACTACTGCCAGAACTTTGCCCCCAACTTCAAGGAGAGCGAGATGAATGCCATCGCGGCCGACATGTGCACCAATGCCCGCCGCGTCGTGCGCAAGAGCTGGATGCCCAAGGTCAAGGTGCTCAAGGCTGAGGATGACGCCTACACCACCTTCATCAGTGAAACGGGCAAGATCGAGCCGGACATGATGGGTGTGGAGCATGGCTTCGAGACCGCCAGCCACGAGGGAGAGGCGGGTCCCTCAGCCGAGGCCCTGCAGTAA